Below is a window of Leuconostoc gasicomitatum LMG 18811 DNA.
ATTGACTATAAAACAGCAAAATTCAAAGTGTTAAATTCGGCTAAATAAAAATCTGACTGAAACTAATGTGTCCCCCGAAAGTTAAAGTAACTTTCGGACACATCAAGCATATCAGTCAGATTTTTTTATTGTTTAAAAGTCGTTGAACTTTATTTATTGATTATTCTTGAACTCATTTCTTTCAAACAAACAAATTGTACTTTAAAACGCGCTAGCTACACCAGCAATTAAAGTTACCAATATGATTAGTAGAATGAAGTCTAAGAAAGAAATAATTAAACCAGCGATCGCTGTTCCCTTAGGATTACGGAATAAGCCACCAATAGAAAGTGCTAAACCGACAAGCCAAACAATCCATCCCAATACAGGAATCCATGACAAGAAAAAGCCAACAATGGCGACGATTAAGCCAGCTAAACCAATACTATTTTTTTCCACGACAACATTATTAATCACAACATGACTTGCACCATTTTGATTATTTTCAGACATTTTTATACACTCTCTTTTCATTATTACTTAACATTATTATCTTCTGATATTTTCTTTTGATCGGAATCAATTGACTCAACCTGCCATGCTTTATTGCGTTTGTCATAAACCATATGTGCAGTTAGTTCAAACGTTTGCGTTAAATCACCATATGAGTCGTTATCCTCATCAGTCGTATAGCGAAAATCAGTTTTTACTTGATAAACAGCATCTGCTGTTGTCAAACTTGTTTGTTTAACTGACTTAACATTTGGTGATTTAAACGAAACAGACTCTGCATTACGTTTGGCATCATGAAGATTGTGACGTATCATTTTTTTATAGTCTTGGTAAGCATTGTTATTAGCACCATTTTTAAACATAGCCAAGTTATCTGGATCCTGTTCTTGTGAAGCATATGACCCCAAAGCATCATACATTGAAGAAATTGTACTGTTGGCATCATCTTCTGTCAATAAATCATCTGCATTTAAATTGATACTTTCGCCATCATATAAATCCTTCAAACTTGTTTTACTTGTTCTAATGGTTTGGTCTCCAAAATTAGCTTGTACATAGGCTTTGGCACCTTTACTAACTGGCATATTTTTCACTGACAACAAGCCATCTTTTAGTGTGCCAACCTTTGTCTCGCCAATGTACAAATCACCTGAACTTAAATTTGAATTGACATCAAAACTAATCATTTCAATTGCCAAGTTAACATCTGTTGAACTATCAATTTTCCTTTCGTCACTGGTTGCGACATCTTGACCACTGATTTTACCAGTCGCATTAAATTGATATAATCCGCTAACTTGGTGCTTAAATGCCTTAGAATAACGATTAGAATTTGATTTTCCAATCGTTGTGCCATTCATTTTGAGCGTCATGCCTTTATTATTCGTTGACACATTAAAATCAACTGGCTTGACAGTTAATTGATATTTAGGGAAGACTAGGAAAGCATTCCCCGTACGTTTGAAAATAAAACCATCATCATTTTGTCCTGATAACATGAGGTTATAAATGTCTTTTTCTCGTTGATTGGACCATTTAGCACTGGCTATATTGTTAACAAAAGGAGATAAGGCGTCTTGATCGATTTTCTTCTTTGTATCTGACCAGACAAAATTCTTTGCGTATTGTGCTGCACTTTCAGACTTTAGCACTTTCAAAGTACGTTGCGCCGTTGCTGCTTTAGCATAATACTTAGTTCCCCAAGTCACCAAGGCAATTCCAATAGCAATAACCACTACACCAGTTGTTATTGCTATTTTTTTACCTTGAGACATTTTTTGTCTTGGGACTCTAGGAACAGGATTTGGTTCATTTTCGGTCTGCTTTATTGCTAATGGTGTGACACTGTTAAAGCCAGCACTTTTAGCTTGACGAACCTCTTCGAGGTTAGGTAAGCGACCATTAACTAATTCAAACTTATCACGCCATTTTTCCGCCAACGTGATTACAGGTTTTGCTGTTACTCGTTCTTCTTCACTCTGGTTAAATACTGAACTGCCTACCAAGACGAATCCATTCTTACTAGCTTCAGTAACTTCTTCTATTGTCGGGTTACGGTGATTTTTTGCTTTGAAATCAGCTAACCATTCTTTTTTCTGATCCATAATATACGCCTCACCAATTTCCTAAGGATTGCGTTAGATTTTGAAGTAGTGGCACGACAACAACACGTAATTCAATGAAAATCATAACGACACTTATAAACCACTGGAGCAAAAGTACCCATGCGGCATCAAACTTTCCTTGATTCAAATGCACTTCTGAGATTAAAAACTGTTGCGCTGCAACTAGTAAGGCCGCCCCAAAAATCAAAATAAAGCCAATGACAGTAAAAGAAGTAAAAAAAGTATTAAAAATCGCGGATACGTTTTCCAACGATGAAGCTGATATAGAAGGAATTGGCACAACAAATGATAATATAGCACCAATAATATTAATCAAAGATAATGGTGCAAACCACTTTAAATACTTACATACCATTTGATTCATAGTAAAGTAGCGACGGTTAAGCAACAGCAAACCAGGTAATGCTGCTAGATAAAATACGGCAAAAATGATAGCAACGTAGAAAAATAGTTGCCAATTTAAAACACTTAACTGACTACGAATCTTGGTCAAATCTGTGCCATACGACGAATAACTATTTAGTGCAGCATTCATACCACGACGAATAACGTTTGAAAATGAAAATGCTCCAGTTAATGATGCGATAGCAAACGATACCCACAGAAATATATTACCAGATACATCATTTAACCGACTTGGCTGTGCAATAATTGGCTTAACCCAAGTCCAATAATTTCCAGCGTGTTGCTTGGCATTTGTGTAGACACGATTAGCATCTTCGGTAATAGCTACCTTAGATGTGTTATGTTCTTGTTTCTCTAATGTCACTTCTCCATTTTCAATTGCTGCCAATACCTCATCTGCTGTTGGTTGACGATCATTGATTAGTGCAAAATATTCTTGCCACTCTTTCTTTGTAGCCATGCATACTCTCCCTATTATATTTTTTCAGTAAAAATCCACTAATTTAAAAATTATAATATAAAAACAGTCTTTTTACTTAAATGTCCCTATGTCGGGGTACTTTTGATTAATAATTAAAAAGGACTTCAAAAATGCATATTTTGAAGTCCTTTGTTAATTTTTTTATATTATGCATTAAACCGTTTATTTCTCAAATGTTTTGGTACATACAGCGACATACCTAGTAAACTAAATAAACTGATTAATAGTGCTTGATTGTTATGTTGCTGATTCTTTGCAGTTTGTGGCAGTAAACTAGCCTGTGTAGTAATGACTGGGTTAACTTGTTTTACTGGTACAAGTGTATTAATCTTGGGATGAAATGTAACATTCGTATATTGATTTTCAAATGACACACGATTCAATGCCTGTGTATTCGCATCATAAATGAAGTTATCATCGTGAGATGAGACGTTAGTCTTTTGAGATGTTGCATTACTATTAGAATTAGTAACGTGAGAGCTGTTTTTAGCTGTTTGAGATGAGTCCGTCCCTGTTGGTGTGTTATGACCAGTTTGATGACTTGGGGCTGAAGGCTTACCTGTATTGCCAGAATTAGGCTTTGAATGGTCTGGTGTTGATGGCTTAGCGTTGGCTGGGTTAATGGCATTTAAGTAAGCTTGACTGTCAGCTTGAGCCTTGGCATAGCTTTTAACGTTTGACGTCTTCAAATTGGCTAAAGCTTTGGCATTGGCTGAAACTAATTGGTTGTAAGCGTCAGTATTTTGAATCTCTAGTTGCTTGAGATTCTTGGCACCTTGGGCAGTCTTTGTTGCTAAATCAGCATCTAATTGCGCCTTTAAGTTTGCTAAAGCTGTATCCAAGTTTGTTGCAAAAGTTTTTGCATCTTGTGCCTGTTGTGCCTCAAAAGTAGCTAATTCAGTTGCTTGAACTTTGTCAAAGGCTGCCTTTTCAGTAGCTTTCTTATTCGCTAATTCTTCAGGTGACATATCCTTGATGCTTGAAATCTTGGCATCGTAGTTGTCTTTCAAATTAGCTAAGGTTTCAGCTAATTTTGTTGCGTTGGTATCATGCTTTGCTGTGGCGTCAGCCTTGATTTGAGCAATGGTATTCCCATAAATGGTTGCATTTTGAGAAATAGTTTTATCATGAGTTGATTTGATTTGAACAATAGCATCAGCAAAAGCTTGATTAATGCTGTCAATCGCTTTTTGATTCTTTGATTGTAAGTTTGATAATTGGGTTGCATTGTCAAACTTAACTTGGCTCAAGTTAGCTTGAGCGTCGGCTAGGGCTTGTTTGTTAGCCTGTGTATTACCGCCACGAGCAGCTTCAATTGTTTGTGTTGAAGTCGTTGCCATATCTGTTAATGGACCGGCATTGCCTGTCATGGATGCATTTTGGAAAATAACGACATATGGCCAATCACCAGTATTATCTTTTTGCATAGCAAAGCCCATGATTTGGTCATCCATCATGAAGTTCTGTAAATGACCGTTGCCGTGAGCGCCATCTTGATAAATCATAGCTGTAATGACATTCAAGATATTAACTTTGGCTGATAACATTGTTAAGTCTGAGAATGCAGATACGCCAATATTTTCTCCGGCAAACCATAATCCTTGAGCAGCATAGGCATTATCTGTTTTTGTTGTAACGTCACTACCTAAATAGGCAGTATGCTTGAAGCCAGCATTGGCTTCTTCACGAGCCTTGGCTGAAGCAATAACGGCTTTTTGGTTTTGTTCGGTCCAACGAACAGGAGGCATACCATGAGTAGTACGATATGAATTAACAAGAGTGACTGCATAATCAGCTAATTCAGTTTGTTGGGCATCTGTTGGTGCTCCCTTGATTTGAGCAGTGTTGTCATTTTCACCAAAATAATTATAGTAATCATAGTATCCAGCATCGTTAACATGACTGGCTGGAATCTTTGGGTCAGAAATTGAGGTTGGTAAATTGCCGACACTATTAATACTAGATGGTGCTTGAGAATTGTCTCGGTCATAGTTAGTATCATATGGATTGGCCGGAGTTGCAGCCTTGGCTGATGATTTATTAACATTAGCTTGTGCTGTATCAACATTCTTTTGAGCAGAAGCTTCTGTTGAAGCATTAGCTTGTTTTTGAGCTGATTCAGTCTTTGTATTGTCAGCTGTTTGTTTGGTAGAAGCTGAAGTTTGTTGTGTCTTAGCATCAGTTGTGCTTTGAGCCTGAATAGCATCGACAGTTTGATTGGCTGTTGTTTGGTCAGTCGTAGCCTTATCCGTTGCTTTTTGAGCATCCGAATCAATGGCTTTGTCTGCTGTGGCCGCATCATCTTGTGTTGCTTTGGTATCAGAATTATATTGATTTGTCGCAGTATCACGTTGTGCTTGGGCAGAACCAGATTCTTGAGCTTGTTGATTGGCGAAATCAGTTGCTGCTTGCTGTTGCTTGGCAACTTCAGCATCGTGAGCGACTTGAGTCGCTTGTGCTTGTTGTGCCTTGGCTGATTCATCAGCAGCTTGTTGGTCAGCTAACTTTTGAGCTGCAGCTTGCGCATCAGCTTGGTCTTTTGCAACTTGAGCAGCTTGAGCGTCAGCTAAAGCCTTGGCATTTGCTTGTTCAGTAGCAGCCTGTGCATCCGCATTAGCTTGAGCCTTGGCTTGTTCATCAGCTTTTTGTTGTGCTTGTAAATCAGCTAATTTTTGAGTTTCAGAATCCTTGGCCTTGTCAAAATCTGATTTTGGCGCTGTAACACCAGATTGAGATACAACGTCCGGTTGCTGATTGTCCTTAATTTCATCGGCACTAGCATTGATAGTAACTGATGAAATTGTTGCCGTAACTATTGTTGCTGTTGTTAAAGCAACTATCTGCTTATGTGATTTAACAGCATATCGCTCACTACGCGTTGTTGCACCATTATTATATTGACTCATTTAAATACTCTCCCTGTAGTATGTTACTTTTAGATATAACCATTCTTAAATCTCTAAATGTGCTACCTTGCTTTAGTAATACTTGACTGAACACCAATACTCTTTAAATATTTAACAACTTCTCTTGCTGTGTCATTATCCAATTCTTTAATATACACAACAGGTGTAGCTGTCACATACTTTAATGTTTGATCCTTCGTCATATTAAATAATTCACTAGAGACACTGACTAATTCTTCTTCAGATGTTTCTGGTACATATTCCAATTTGACACCAAATATATTCTGTGCATTCTCACGCTTTTTAATCTGATTAATTCTAATTAAATCACGAGCAAAACCGCTAGAATCAGCTAAATTTTGAATTGTTTGATGCTTAACATAATTACCAAAAAACTTAAATATTCCCATTGATATACGACCTTTTATCGATTTTTAATTGCATTAATATCACTGCCAATGGATGTAGTAGTTTTATTAATATTGTCAATTTGTGCAATTTGCGTAGCAATCATCGCATTTTGCGCTCCAATAGAGGTAGTTACTCTATTAAGTAAAATATTATTTTGCTCAGCATTCATCATTTGTTGCTTTTGATTATTAATGATTTCTTGTTGATTCTGTTCTTGGCGGAATCTATGTATTTCCGTATCATATTTGTTAATAGCTTCTTTCCAATTATCAGCTCGGCCACTATTTAGAATGTTATATAAAGCTGCTACAGCATATATATCTTTCATTTCAGGTAATAAAAAATCAAGACTGTCTATAAATGCATCACTTGATTGATAAATTTCTAATTCATTTTTCGCTTTAGATGCCAATTGACGATACTGTGCTACCTTCTCTTTAGCCAATGCTTTATCTTTTTTACCTGAACTATAATTGTAGGCATAATACGCCGCAAACCCACCACTGATAATACCCACGCCAATACCTAAAACAGAATATACTATGACATGAACTATCAAAAAGGCAGCAGCAGGTATTCCCCATTTCAAAACACCTTGAAATCCAACCGGCTTATTTAGCGTTTGATGCACACGACGATTAATTGTTGCTATTTGATCTTCTCGTTCTTTTTTATCCGACAACACTTGATAAGCTTGTGCTAGTAAGCCCATCAAATCAGTTTTAGAAAGTTCTGAATATTCCATAGGATATTTCTCCATTATTATAGTTTTGCTAGTCAAATTCTCTTACTCTAAAAATAATCAAGTAGAATAAGATACCTTTGTCATTATATTATTTAAATCGCGTTCATTCACAAAAGTCCCAAATTCGGGGCTTTTTTTCTAACACAATATACTAAAATGAATATTAAATATATCATTAAAAACTAGGGATTAGTAAATGACCAAATCAAATCAAGCCAAGCCAAGCCAAGCCAAGCCAAGCCAAGCCAAGCCAAGCCAAGCCAAGCCAAGCCAAGCCAAGCCAAGCCAAGCCAAGCCAAGCCAAGCCAAGCCAAGCCAATTGGATACCATTTAAATGAAATACGCAAGAACAAGGGGATTAAATTATCATTACTTTTAGATTACATAAATACTTCTAATTCATCTTGGTATCGATATGTTAAGGGAGAAACGGACATTACAACGTTGCAGTTTCTTCATACAGTGCGTTACTTACGTACAACATTTTCTGAAGTTTCTCACATGAAAAGTATGGCGGATGATCATCTAAAGCTTTACGATACCCCATCATATTTGCCTGCCAAAATTAATTATCAAATACCTCTGCGCGAGTTCTATAT
It encodes the following:
- a CDS encoding SEC10/PgrA surface exclusion domain-containing protein, with translation MSQYNNGATTRSERYAVKSHKQIVALTTATIVTATISSVTINASADEIKDNQQPDVVSQSGVTAPKSDFDKAKDSETQKLADLQAQQKADEQAKAQANADAQAATEQANAKALADAQAAQVAKDQADAQAAAQKLADQQAADESAKAQQAQATQVAHDAEVAKQQQAATDFANQQAQESGSAQAQRDTATNQYNSDTKATQDDAATADKAIDSDAQKATDKATTDQTTANQTVDAIQAQSTTDAKTQQTSASTKQTADNTKTESAQKQANASTEASAQKNVDTAQANVNKSSAKAATPANPYDTNYDRDNSQAPSSINSVGNLPTSISDPKIPASHVNDAGYYDYYNYFGENDNTAQIKGAPTDAQQTELADYAVTLVNSYRTTHGMPPVRWTEQNQKAVIASAKAREEANAGFKHTAYLGSDVTTKTDNAYAAQGLWFAGENIGVSAFSDLTMLSAKVNILNVITAMIYQDGAHGNGHLQNFMMDDQIMGFAMQKDNTGDWPYVVIFQNASMTGNAGPLTDMATTSTQTIEAARGGNTQANKQALADAQANLSQVKFDNATQLSNLQSKNQKAIDSINQAFADAIVQIKSTHDKTISQNATIYGNTIAQIKADATAKHDTNATKLAETLANLKDNYDAKISSIKDMSPEELANKKATEKAAFDKVQATELATFEAQQAQDAKTFATNLDTALANLKAQLDADLATKTAQGAKNLKQLEIQNTDAYNQLVSANAKALANLKTSNVKSYAKAQADSQAYLNAINPANAKPSTPDHSKPNSGNTGKPSAPSHQTGHNTPTGTDSSQTAKNSSHVTNSNSNATSQKTNVSSHDDNFIYDANTQALNRVSFENQYTNVTFHPKINTLVPVKQVNPVITTQASLLPQTAKNQQHNNQALLISLFSLLGMSLYVPKHLRNKRFNA
- a CDS encoding zinc ribbon domain-containing protein produces the protein MDQKKEWLADFKAKNHRNPTIEEVTEASKNGFVLVGSSVFNQSEEERVTAKPVITLAEKWRDKFELVNGRLPNLEEVRQAKSAGFNSVTPLAIKQTENEPNPVPRVPRQKMSQGKKIAITTGVVVIAIGIALVTWGTKYYAKAATAQRTLKVLKSESAAQYAKNFVWSDTKKKIDQDALSPFVNNIASAKWSNQREKDIYNLMLSGQNDDGFIFKRTGNAFLVFPKYQLTVKPVDFNVSTNNKGMTLKMNGTTIGKSNSNRYSKAFKHQVSGLYQFNATGKISGQDVATSDERKIDSSTDVNLAIEMISFDVNSNLSSGDLYIGETKVGTLKDGLLSVKNMPVSKGAKAYVQANFGDQTIRTSKTSLKDLYDGESINLNADDLLTEDDANSTISSMYDALGSYASQEQDPDNLAMFKNGANNNAYQDYKKMIRHNLHDAKRNAESVSFKSPNVKSVKQTSLTTADAVYQVKTDFRYTTDEDNDSYGDLTQTFELTAHMVYDKRNKAWQVESIDSDQKKISEDNNVK